One Kallotenue papyrolyticum genomic window carries:
- a CDS encoding YveK family protein — protein MRLQDYLRIIRKRWWVVALVPLIAAVAAYAFSKTQTPLYRSQARYVVLFNRLDTGGNIFAGQILSAYINLVYRPDRLQTVANELQIDKTGQQLMEFVRLQPQPNSSIIVIEADYYTPELSQQLADAVGRLLNARVVEANRNNISQDRASLDMAPAQYVGIATPKTKINVLAGALLGLVLGVLLAFVLEYLDDTVRNAADVERYTGLPTIGAIPGGATGAGRRPRFRPATAVGVIAAATHSREDYER, from the coding sequence ATGCGCCTACAAGACTACCTGCGGATCATCCGCAAACGCTGGTGGGTCGTCGCGCTGGTACCGCTGATCGCGGCAGTGGCGGCCTATGCCTTTTCCAAAACGCAGACGCCGCTCTACCGCTCGCAGGCGCGCTATGTGGTGTTGTTCAACCGCCTGGATACCGGCGGCAACATCTTTGCCGGCCAGATTTTGAGCGCGTATATCAATCTGGTCTATCGCCCCGATCGGCTGCAAACGGTGGCCAACGAACTGCAGATCGATAAGACCGGTCAGCAGTTGATGGAGTTTGTGCGCCTGCAACCGCAGCCCAACTCCTCGATCATCGTGATCGAAGCCGACTACTATACCCCTGAGCTCTCGCAGCAGTTGGCCGACGCAGTGGGCCGTCTACTCAACGCGCGCGTGGTTGAAGCCAACCGCAACAACATCAGCCAGGATCGTGCCAGCCTGGATATGGCTCCGGCGCAGTATGTCGGTATCGCCACGCCCAAAACCAAGATCAACGTTCTGGCCGGTGCGCTGCTGGGATTGGTGCTGGGCGTGTTGTTGGCCTTTGTGCTCGAATATCTGGATGATACGGTGAGGAACGCTGCGGATGTTGAGCGCTACACCGGCCTGCCGACGATCGGGGCCATTCCCGGCGGCGCGACCGGTGCCGGCCGACGACCTCGCTTCAGACCTGCGACGGCAGTGGGCGTGATCGCCGCTGCGACCCATTCCAGGGAGGACTATGAGCGCTAA
- the aroH gene encoding chorismate mutase: MLIYCRGVRGATTAAANTSEAILSATRELLSLIVAANAIDSADVASAIFTVTSDLDAEFPALAARQLGWIDVPLLCSREIAVPNALPRCIRVLIHWNTTKSQREIQHIYIRGAERLRPDRAEVVTLNEVVG, encoded by the coding sequence ATGCTCATCTACTGTCGGGGGGTGCGCGGCGCCACCACCGCTGCGGCCAACACATCCGAGGCGATCCTGTCGGCAACCCGCGAGCTGCTGTCGCTGATCGTGGCGGCCAACGCCATCGACAGCGCCGATGTCGCCAGTGCTATCTTCACCGTTACGTCCGATCTGGATGCCGAATTTCCGGCGCTGGCGGCTCGTCAGTTGGGCTGGATCGACGTGCCGCTGTTGTGCAGCCGCGAGATCGCCGTGCCTAACGCCCTGCCACGCTGCATCCGCGTGCTGATCCACTGGAACACCACCAAAAGCCAACGTGAGATCCAACACATCTACATCCGCGGCGCGGAACGCTTGCGTCCCGATCGCGCCGAGGTTGTCACGCTGAACGAGGTTGTGGGGTGA
- the gnd gene encoding phosphogluconate dehydrogenase (NAD(+)-dependent, decarboxylating), protein MDLGMIGLGRMGGNMTVRLLRDGHRVVAYDRSAAALQAAGEAGAECVTTLEELTQRLTPPRTIWLMIPAGAPVDDTIARLLPLLQRGDLLIDGGNSNYRDSQRRAAQLAEHGIGFVDVGTSGGIWGLSEGYCLMVGGAAAEVARIEPVLRSLAPAGGYAHVGPSGAGHYVKMIHNGIEYGLMQAYAEGFELLHAKREFDLDLAQIAELWLHGSVVRSWLLELAARMFAAESDLATLRDWVADSGEGRWTVQEAIELAVPAPVIALALMQRFASRQETSFAAKVVAGLRHQFGGHSLQRAE, encoded by the coding sequence ATGGACCTGGGCATGATCGGTCTGGGGCGCATGGGCGGCAACATGACCGTCCGGCTGCTGCGTGACGGCCATCGCGTTGTGGCCTACGATCGCTCGGCGGCGGCGCTCCAGGCAGCCGGCGAGGCCGGCGCAGAGTGTGTGACGACACTGGAGGAGCTAACGCAGCGCTTGACACCACCCCGCACGATCTGGCTGATGATCCCGGCGGGCGCGCCCGTGGACGATACCATCGCGCGCCTGCTGCCGCTGCTGCAGCGCGGCGACCTGCTGATCGACGGCGGCAACTCCAACTACCGCGATTCACAACGCCGCGCGGCCCAGCTCGCCGAGCACGGTATCGGCTTTGTGGATGTCGGCACCAGCGGCGGCATCTGGGGCCTCAGCGAGGGCTACTGCCTGATGGTCGGCGGCGCGGCAGCGGAGGTGGCGCGCATCGAGCCGGTGCTACGCTCGCTGGCGCCCGCCGGTGGCTATGCGCACGTCGGGCCATCCGGCGCCGGACATTACGTCAAGATGATCCACAACGGCATCGAGTATGGCCTGATGCAGGCCTATGCCGAGGGCTTCGAACTGCTGCACGCCAAGCGCGAGTTCGACCTGGATCTGGCGCAGATCGCCGAGCTATGGCTGCATGGCAGCGTGGTGCGCTCCTGGCTGCTGGAGCTGGCGGCGCGCATGTTCGCCGCGGAGAGCGACCTGGCCACGCTCCGCGACTGGGTCGCCGACTCAGGCGAGGGACGCTGGACCGTGCAGGAGGCGATCGAGCTGGCCGTGCCCGCGCCGGTGATTGCCCTGGCGCTGATGCAGCGCTTCGCCTCGCGTCAGGAGACGTCGTTCGCCGCCAAAGTCGTGGCCGGGCTGCGCCACCAATTCGGCGGACACAGCCTCCAGCGCGCGGAGTAG
- the aroF gene encoding 3-deoxy-7-phosphoheptulonate synthase, giving the protein MIVVMRPGATTMQINEVLDRLGTFNLKGELSQGEERVVIGVLGAPIPAGLGQALEALPGVEKTLRITAPYKLASREFHPLDTVVRVRDVEIGGNELVVMAGPCSVESRDQLLRTAEGVRERGAKLLRGGAYKPRTSPYAFRGLGEQGLELLAEARERTGLAIVTEVMTPADVPVVGQYTDVFQIGARNMQNYLLLEEVGRTDKPVLLKRGLAATIEEWLLAAEYIMAQGNRQVILCERGIRTFETATRNTFDLNAVALVKRLSHLPVIADPSHGTGKWYLVPPLSLAAIAAGADGLIVEVHPDPDRALSDGAQSLTLENFGRLMQQAQAVAQALGRSLTPEPLSTI; this is encoded by the coding sequence ATGATCGTCGTTATGCGGCCAGGAGCAACCACCATGCAGATCAACGAAGTGTTGGACCGTCTCGGAACCTTCAATTTGAAGGGCGAGCTTTCGCAGGGTGAGGAACGGGTGGTGATCGGCGTGCTGGGGGCACCCATCCCCGCAGGGTTGGGTCAGGCGCTGGAAGCGCTGCCCGGCGTGGAGAAGACGCTGCGCATCACCGCGCCGTACAAGTTGGCCAGCCGCGAATTTCACCCGCTCGACACGGTGGTGCGCGTGCGCGATGTGGAGATCGGCGGCAACGAGCTGGTGGTCATGGCCGGGCCGTGCTCGGTAGAAAGCCGTGATCAACTGCTGCGCACCGCCGAGGGCGTGCGCGAGCGCGGCGCGAAGCTGCTGCGTGGCGGGGCCTACAAGCCGCGCACCTCGCCCTACGCTTTCCGTGGCCTGGGCGAGCAGGGCCTGGAACTGCTGGCCGAGGCGCGCGAACGCACCGGCCTGGCGATTGTCACCGAGGTGATGACGCCCGCCGATGTGCCGGTGGTCGGCCAGTACACCGACGTGTTCCAAATCGGCGCGCGCAACATGCAGAACTACTTGCTGCTGGAGGAGGTGGGGCGCACCGACAAGCCGGTGTTGCTCAAGCGCGGTCTGGCGGCGACGATCGAGGAGTGGCTGCTGGCCGCCGAGTACATCATGGCCCAGGGCAATCGCCAGGTGATCCTCTGTGAGCGCGGCATTCGCACCTTCGAAACCGCGACGCGCAACACCTTCGATCTCAATGCAGTGGCGCTGGTCAAGCGCCTGTCGCACCTGCCGGTGATCGCCGATCCCAGCCACGGCACCGGCAAGTGGTACCTGGTGCCGCCGCTCTCGCTGGCGGCGATCGCGGCCGGCGCCGACGGCCTGATCGTCGAGGTGCATCCCGATCCGGATCGCGCGCTGTCGGACGGCGCGCAATCGCTGACGCTGGAGAACTTCGGACGTCTGATGCAGCAGGCGCAGGCGGTGGCCCAGGCGCTCGGTCGCAGCCTGACGCCTGAGCCGCTCTCAACGATCTGA
- a CDS encoding CpsD/CapB family tyrosine-protein kinase: MSANPSPAEQLIALRDPRSPAAEAYRALRTNIQFSSLDRPLRTLLVTSTAPDEGKSTTLANLAVTMAQAEQRVLLVDCDLRRPSLHTLFGLPNEVGLTNLLLQESGDLPAQPTEVPGLLVLTSGPLPPRPADILGSRRMEEVIARLREAADVVLFDTPPVVAVTDAAVLATKVDGVLLVFRAGATRRDRAREARRRLEKVNANIVGVVLTDVQNDSTYDYYGS, translated from the coding sequence ATGAGCGCTAACCCATCACCCGCCGAGCAGTTGATCGCGCTGCGCGATCCGCGCTCGCCGGCGGCGGAAGCCTACCGCGCGCTGCGCACCAACATTCAGTTTTCGAGTCTGGATCGCCCGCTGCGTACCCTGTTGGTGACCAGCACCGCGCCGGACGAGGGCAAAAGCACCACGCTCGCCAATCTGGCGGTGACCATGGCCCAGGCCGAGCAGCGCGTCCTGCTGGTTGACTGCGATCTGCGCCGTCCGTCACTGCACACGCTGTTCGGTCTGCCCAACGAGGTGGGTCTGACCAATCTACTGCTGCAGGAGAGCGGTGACCTGCCGGCGCAGCCGACTGAGGTGCCGGGGCTGTTGGTGCTGACCAGCGGTCCCCTGCCGCCTCGGCCGGCGGATATTCTCGGCTCACGGCGCATGGAGGAGGTCATTGCCCGGCTGCGCGAGGCGGCGGATGTGGTGTTATTCGATACGCCGCCGGTGGTTGCCGTCACCGACGCTGCCGTGCTGGCCACCAAGGTCGATGGCGTGCTGCTGGTCTTTCGCGCCGGTGCAACCCGCCGCGACCGCGCCCGCGAGGCGCGCCGACGGCTGGAAAAGGTGAATGCCAACATCGTCGGCGTGGTGCTGACCGATGTCCAGAACGACAGCACCTACGACTACTACGGGAGCTAG
- a CDS encoding NAD-dependent epimerase/dehydratase family protein: MADKVLVTGGAGFLGINLLRFLHAKGYELVSLDIAPFDYPDMQGKVTAIRGDIRNRADVERAMQDVAIVVHTAAALPLYSPRDIYTTDVEGTRLLLQVAQERGVQRFIMISSTAVYGIPDHHPIYETDRLEGVGPYGQAKIQAEMVCLEYRARGMVVPIIRPKSFIGPERLGVFALLYDWALDGRNFPLIGSGKNRYQLLDVEDLCEAIYLTMTLPAEVVNDTFNIGAKEFGTMKEDYQAVLDYAGFGKRVIPFPAAPAIWVLRLLEKLGVSPLYKWVYETAAKDSFVSIEKAQQRLGWEPKYSNKDALLRNFKWYIENRQSFQNKSGVSHRVPWKQGALALLKKAF, encoded by the coding sequence ATGGCTGACAAAGTGTTGGTAACCGGCGGCGCAGGCTTTCTGGGGATCAATCTGCTGCGCTTTCTGCATGCCAAAGGCTACGAACTGGTCTCGCTGGATATCGCGCCCTTCGACTATCCTGATATGCAGGGCAAGGTCACCGCGATCCGCGGCGATATCCGCAACCGCGCCGATGTGGAACGCGCCATGCAGGACGTAGCGATCGTGGTGCACACCGCGGCAGCGCTGCCGCTCTACTCGCCGCGCGATATCTATACCACCGATGTGGAGGGCACGCGCCTGCTGCTGCAGGTGGCGCAGGAGCGCGGTGTCCAACGCTTCATCATGATCTCCTCGACGGCGGTCTATGGCATTCCCGATCACCATCCGATCTACGAAACCGACCGGCTGGAAGGGGTAGGACCTTACGGCCAGGCCAAGATTCAGGCCGAGATGGTCTGTCTGGAGTACCGCGCCCGGGGCATGGTCGTGCCGATCATTCGTCCCAAGTCGTTTATCGGGCCGGAGCGGCTGGGGGTCTTTGCTTTGCTCTACGACTGGGCGCTGGACGGGCGCAACTTCCCGCTGATCGGCAGCGGCAAGAACCGCTACCAATTGCTGGATGTCGAGGATCTGTGCGAGGCGATCTACCTGACCATGACGCTGCCCGCCGAGGTGGTCAACGACACCTTCAATATCGGCGCGAAAGAGTTCGGCACCATGAAGGAGGACTACCAGGCCGTGCTGGACTACGCCGGCTTCGGCAAGCGGGTGATCCCCTTCCCGGCAGCGCCAGCGATCTGGGTACTGCGTCTGCTGGAGAAGCTGGGCGTGTCGCCGCTCTACAAGTGGGTCTATGAGACAGCGGCCAAGGACTCGTTCGTCTCGATCGAGAAGGCGCAGCAGCGGCTCGGCTGGGAGCCCAAGTACAGCAACAAGGATGCGCTGTTGCGCAACTTCAAGTGGTACATCGAGAACCGCCAGAGCTTCCAGAACAAGTCCGGCGTATCGCACCGCGTGCCGTGGAAGCAGGGCGCGCTGGCGCTGCTCAAAAAGGCGTTCTGA
- a CDS encoding glycosyltransferase gives MNSYGRVALVHDYLNQYGGAERVLEALHELFPDAPVYTSIYDPAAMPPAYRTWDIRPSWMQRLPAWRKHFRKYFLLYPAAFESFDLSAYDLIISSSSAYAKGVIPRPDATHVCYCHTPMRFGWRTGDYVAREAINGRAGTLLQMLLPLLRTWDVVSSQRVDCFIANSREVAARIRRYYGRAAVIIPPPVDLPPYRPGAAEEFYLTGGRLVPYKRIDLVVTAFTRLKLPLVVFGDGRDRARLEALAGPTVRFVGRVDEATLRDLYRRCRAYITAGEEDAGIQPVEAMAAGRPVIAYAAGGVRETVIEGLTGCFFHEQSAAALAAAVARSRTIAWDADAIRRHAEQFGRERFKERVLATIDAALAARAAERVA, from the coding sequence GTGAACAGCTACGGTCGCGTGGCGCTGGTCCACGACTATCTCAACCAGTACGGGGGCGCTGAGCGCGTGCTCGAGGCGCTGCATGAGCTGTTTCCCGACGCGCCGGTCTATACCTCGATCTACGATCCGGCGGCGATGCCGCCCGCCTATCGCACCTGGGACATCCGTCCGTCGTGGATGCAACGCCTGCCGGCCTGGCGCAAGCATTTTCGCAAATACTTTTTGCTCTACCCGGCGGCCTTCGAGTCCTTCGACCTGAGCGCCTACGATCTGATTATCAGCTCATCGAGCGCCTATGCCAAAGGTGTGATCCCCCGTCCGGACGCGACGCACGTCTGCTACTGCCACACGCCGATGCGCTTCGGCTGGCGCACCGGCGACTATGTGGCGCGTGAAGCGATCAACGGACGTGCCGGCACGCTGCTGCAGATGCTGCTGCCACTGCTGCGCACCTGGGATGTGGTCTCCAGCCAGCGCGTCGATTGCTTTATCGCCAACTCGCGCGAAGTTGCCGCGCGTATCCGGCGCTATTACGGACGCGCCGCGGTGATCATCCCGCCGCCCGTCGATCTGCCACCCTACCGGCCGGGCGCGGCGGAGGAGTTCTACCTGACCGGTGGACGGCTGGTGCCCTACAAGCGCATCGACCTGGTGGTGACGGCCTTCACGCGTCTCAAACTGCCGCTGGTGGTCTTTGGAGATGGCCGCGACCGCGCGCGGCTTGAAGCGCTGGCCGGTCCTACGGTGCGCTTCGTGGGACGCGTGGATGAAGCGACGTTGCGCGATCTCTACCGCCGGTGCCGCGCCTACATCACCGCCGGCGAGGAAGATGCCGGCATTCAGCCGGTGGAGGCCATGGCCGCCGGGCGCCCGGTGATCGCCTATGCGGCCGGTGGCGTGCGCGAAACGGTGATCGAAGGCCTGACCGGGTGTTTCTTTCACGAACAGAGCGCCGCGGCGCTGGCAGCAGCCGTGGCGCGTAGCCGCACGATCGCTTGGGATGCCGACGCGATCCGCCGGCATGCCGAACAGTTCGGACGCGAGCGCTTCAAGGAGCGCGTGCTAGCGACGATCGACGCTGCGCTTGCCGCGCGGGCAGCCGAACGCGTCGCCTGA
- a CDS encoding prephenate dehydrogenase: MKVSILGLGLIGGSVGLALRAALPDAQVRGWDHAPAAGATALQRGAIQTLADDPRAAVADAELVVLATPVLAVRDLLAAIAPQLRPGAIVTDVASTKALVLEWAGAALPDSVAFVGGHPMAGSERHGVEHARADLFQGAVWCLSPLAGAPAAAVETLEAVVQRLGAQPLRIDAATHDAAVAAVSHLPFMLAAALVQLTSSDPDWPLLRRLAASGYRDMTRLASGDVTMHRDICLTNAAAIALRLRQMARLLETLAERLDDPAALEALFATAQQAREAWLRDRYGA, from the coding sequence GTGAAGGTCAGCATTCTTGGGCTAGGATTGATCGGCGGATCGGTGGGGCTGGCTCTGCGCGCCGCGCTGCCCGATGCACAGGTGCGCGGCTGGGACCACGCGCCGGCGGCGGGCGCGACGGCGCTGCAGCGTGGCGCGATCCAGACGCTGGCCGACGATCCGCGCGCCGCTGTGGCCGACGCGGAGCTGGTGGTGCTCGCCACACCGGTGTTGGCCGTGCGCGACCTGCTGGCAGCGATCGCGCCCCAGCTGCGGCCGGGGGCGATCGTTACCGATGTGGCCAGCACCAAGGCGCTGGTGCTGGAGTGGGCCGGCGCCGCGCTGCCCGACAGCGTGGCCTTTGTTGGCGGCCACCCCATGGCTGGATCGGAGCGGCATGGCGTCGAGCATGCGCGCGCCGACCTGTTCCAGGGCGCGGTCTGGTGCCTGTCGCCGTTGGCGGGCGCGCCGGCAGCGGCGGTCGAGACGCTCGAAGCCGTGGTGCAGCGCCTGGGCGCCCAGCCCTTGCGCATCGACGCCGCGACGCACGATGCGGCGGTGGCGGCGGTGAGCCATCTTCCCTTTATGCTGGCGGCTGCGTTGGTGCAGCTCACCAGCAGCGATCCCGACTGGCCACTGCTGCGGCGGCTGGCGGCCAGCGGCTACCGCGACATGACGCGTCTGGCGTCGGGCGACGTGACCATGCACCGCGACATCTGTCTGACCAACGCGGCCGCGATTGCGCTGCGTCTGCGCCAGATGGCGCGCCTGCTCGAGACGCTGGCCGAGCGCCTGGACGATCCTGCCGCACTGGAGGCGTTGTTCGCCACGGCCCAGCAGGCGCGTGAGGCCTGGCTGCGCGACCGGTACGGAGCGTAG